In a single window of the Arcobacter sp. CECT 8986 genome:
- a CDS encoding D-2-hydroxyacid dehydrogenase, producing MKLVFLDRLTLGVDISLDEFNQFGEVVVYDTTKPTETLTRVKDADIVITNKVVIDKEIMDNSHIKLVCIAATGMNNVDLEYAKEKGIIVKNVAGYSTNSVTQLTFSYVFHFIQKLNYYTSYVNDGHWEKSEIFTHIDKPFFELKDKNWGIIGLGNIGENVAKIAQSFGCNVSYYSTSGNNKNTNYLQKDLETLLKESDIVSIHCPLNETTTNLLNKTNLPLMKNGAILMNLGRGGIINEADLASIIDTKELYCGIDVVTKEPIEVESPLLKVQSKNRLVLTPHIGWASVEARKELIKLIIMNIQEFVK from the coding sequence TTGTTTATGATACTACAAAACCAACAGAAACTCTAACTAGAGTTAAAGATGCGGATATCGTAATAACAAATAAAGTTGTTATAGATAAAGAAATCATGGATAATTCTCATATAAAATTAGTATGCATTGCTGCAACAGGAATGAACAATGTTGACCTTGAATATGCAAAAGAGAAAGGTATTATAGTAAAAAATGTAGCAGGATACTCTACAAATAGTGTAACTCAATTAACATTTTCATATGTATTTCATTTTATCCAAAAACTTAACTACTACACATCATATGTAAATGATGGGCATTGGGAAAAATCAGAAATTTTCACACATATTGACAAACCATTCTTTGAATTAAAAGACAAAAACTGGGGAATAATTGGTTTAGGAAATATTGGAGAAAATGTTGCAAAAATTGCTCAATCATTTGGATGTAATGTTAGTTATTATTCAACTAGTGGTAATAATAAAAATACAAACTACCTACAAAAAGATTTAGAAACTTTATTAAAAGAATCTGATATAGTTTCAATTCATTGTCCATTAAATGAAACAACTACTAATTTGTTAAATAAAACAAATTTACCTTTGATGAAAAATGGAGCAATTTTAATGAATCTTGGTAGAGGTGGAATTATTAATGAAGCTGACTTAGCATCAATAATTGATACAAAAGAGCTATATTGTGGGATTGATGTAGTAACAAAAGAGCCAATAGAGGTAGAATCACCACTGCTTAAAGTACAAAGTAAAAACAGATTAGTATTAACACCACATATTGGTTGGGCTTCAGTTGAAGCAAGAAAAGAATTAATAAAACTTATTATTATGAACATACAAGAATTTGTAAAATAA